Proteins encoded in a region of the Pelmatolapia mariae isolate MD_Pm_ZW linkage group LG6, Pm_UMD_F_2, whole genome shotgun sequence genome:
- the ppm1kb gene encoding protein phosphatase 1K, mitochondrial yields MSAACLTRLARCSGLHVGRAGLVQMSLVPLPVQHDSHFQFIFRKPLHTPSETRHSNTRFDPDSSGRPTTWDSFGIWDDRIDEPILLPPSIRYGKPIPKVSLSKVGCASLIGQRKDNEDRYRVSELTDRVLYFAVFDGHGGSEAADFCEKYMEKYITNLLADEENLELVLTKAFLEVDKALARHLHFSPNAPGMNAGTTATVALLRDGIELVVGSVGDSRAMLCRKGKALKLTVDHTPERKDEKDRIKKSGGFITWNSLGQPNVNGRLAMTRSIGDFDLKKTGVIAEPETKRVTLHHVHDSFLALTTDGINFIMNSQEICNVINQCHEPKEAAQRISEQAIQYGSEDNSTIIVVPFGAWGKHKSSDTSFSFSRSFVSSGRWA; encoded by the exons ATGTCAGCAGCCTGTCTCACACGCTTGGCAAGATGCAGTGGTCTTCATGTGGGTCGAGCCGGTCTTGTACAGATGAGCTTAGTCCCCCTTCCGGTCCAGCATGACAGCCACTTCCAGTTCATTTTCCGCAAACCGCTCCACACCCCTTCAGAAACTCGGCACAGTAATACACGCTTTGATCCAGACAGCAGCGGCCGCCCCACTACCTGGGATTCATTTGGAATCTGGGACGATCGTATCGATGAGCCCATCCTGCTGCCCCCCAGCATTCGTTACGGCAAGCCCATTCCCAAAGTTAGCCTATCCAAGGTAGGCTGCGCCTCGCTCATTGGTCAACGCAAGGACAATGAAGACCGCTACCGGGTCTCCGAGCTGACCGACAGGGTGCTCTACTTTGCTGTGTTTGATGGGCACGGTGGATCGGAGGCAGCTGACTTCTGTGAAAAATACATGGAAAAATATATCAC GAACCTTCTTGCAGACGAGGAAAATCTGGAATTAGTTTTAACAAAAGCCTTCCTTGAAGTAGACAAAGCTCTAGCAAGGCATTTGCACTTCTCTCCAAATG CACCCGGGATGAACGCAGGAACCACCGCCACCGTGGCCCTGCTGAGGGACGGCATCGAGCTGGTGGTCGGCAGCGTGGGTGACAGTCGTGCCATGTTGTGCCGCAAGGGCAAGGCCCTTAAACTCACTGTTGACCACACCCCTGAGAGAAAGGATGAAAAAGACAG GATAAAGAAGAGTGGGGGGTTTATCACCTGGAATAGCCTGGGGCAGCCAAATGTCAATGGCAGGTTGGCAATGACGCGTAGCATTGGAGACTTTGACCTGAAGAAGACGGGAGTCATTGCTGAACCCGAGACCAAAAGAGTAACG TTGCACCATGTCCATGACTCATTCCTGGCGCTGACCACAGATGGCATTAACTTTATTATGAACAGCCAGGAGATCTGCAATGTCATCAACCAGTGTCACGAACCCAAAGAGGCAGCACAGAGAATATCTGAGCAG gctaTTCAGTATGGTTCAGAGGACAACAGCACAATCATCGTGGTGCCGTTTGGTGCCTGGGGAAAGCACAAGAGTTCAGACACGAGTTTCTCTTTCAGCAGAAGCTTCGTGTCCAGTGGTCGCTGGGCATAG